A region from the Lolium perenne isolate Kyuss_39 chromosome 4, Kyuss_2.0, whole genome shotgun sequence genome encodes:
- the LOC127326169 gene encoding thymidine kinase has translation MRSISAMRSLLLCASSPTFLRSSASALRTPLSSLPFRPDLSCSKLGPARLVTTAGPKARIGGGGSVMDVRAAQSGEIHVIVGPMFAGKTTALLRRVQAEAGTGRTVALVKSDKDNRYGLDSVVTHDGTKMPCWALPKLSSFQDKLGTEAYNKVDVIGIDEAQFFDDLHDFCCKAADRDGKIVVVAGLDGDYKRNKFGSVLDIIPLADSVTKLTARCELCGRRAFFTLRKTQETKTELIGGADVYMPVCRQHYSDGQIVIEATRIVMDIERSSDPRCVVSSQ, from the exons ATGCGCTCCATTTCCGCCATGAGGTCTCTCCTCCTCTGCGCCTCGTCACCCACCTTCCTCCGCTCCAGCGCTTCCGCTCTCCGGACTCCCCTCTCCTCGCTCCCTTTCCGGCCAGATCTTTCCTGCTCCAAGCTCGGCCCGGCGAGGTTGGTCACTACGGCGGGACCCAAGGCTCGAATAGGCGGCGGTGGGTCCGTGATGGACGTCCGAGCAGCGCAGTCTGGCGAGATTCACGTCATCGTGGGCCCTATGTTCGCCGGCAAGACCACCGCGCTGCTCCGCCGCGTCCAGGCCGAAGCCGGCACCGGCAG GACTGTGGCACTTGTAAAGTCTGACAAAGACAATCGGTATGGATTGGACTCTGTTGTAACACATGATGGCACAAAGATGCCATGCTGGGCTCTACCCAAGCTTTCATCTTTCCAAGATAAATTAGGGACAGAGGCTTACAATAAG GTAGATGTCATAGGTATTGATGAAGCCCAGTTCTTTGATGATCTTCATGATTTCTGCTGCAAAGCTGCTGATCGTGATGGAAAAATTGTTGTAGTTGCAGGTCTAGATGGTGATTACAAAAG GAACAAGTTTGGCTCAGTGCTGGACATCATCCCCCTTGCTGACTCGGTCACCAAGCTAACTGCACGCTGTGAGTTGTGTGGTCGCCGGGCGTTCTTCACATTGAGGAAGACACAGGAAACCAAGACTGAACTCATTGGAGGAGCTGATGTTTATATGCCTGTGTGTAGGCAGCATTATTCTGACGGGCAGATTGTTATTGAAGCCACGAGGATTGTTATGGATATTGAGAGATCCAGTGACCCACGCTGTGTAGTAAGCAGCCAATAA